The following are encoded together in the Cloacibacillus sp. genome:
- a CDS encoding vWA domain-containing protein → MNIDITDKQNLGVVMMLDLSGSMFSVMPMIKIDSKAFVRCARAGDQFGVNAFSDKARWVYPSGCDPDIATVTAGLRETEEAVQLIENLQAHGRTNIGDAIRLGNQMIKKSSAATKAFVLLSDGWSNCGLDPVLVMEDEPPLYIAGLGLLETPCFKSLITKNKKSRFYNAPNAYEMMQIFNYIVSDSSDTNLTVNSLKQYSAGSDYILESFDVSEEDNDAQLSVVWSDKKYKYTQQTPCGDSINVTLIEPSGKQSSAVPEIVDDGYCIFNLHNVQPKQWKLLIQYSTKEALSGTVGGFEFHTSIKTDLTLPTYIKKGESFNIAVAARGDKELDKLTVKAEMTRPDFCVDKVLERFAGELRHFELENEAKNDPYACLKKLRARKLKDENIDILPLKHITTAASFDKDEGHTFAVDDTGNSGAYNIKVEICGVDQATQRPFRSLKAGTVIVE, encoded by the coding sequence ATGAACATTGACATTACGGACAAACAGAATCTAGGCGTGGTGATGATGTTGGACCTCTCCGGTTCCATGTTCAGCGTAATGCCGATGATAAAGATCGACTCAAAGGCGTTTGTGCGTTGCGCGAGAGCCGGCGACCAATTTGGAGTCAACGCCTTCAGCGATAAAGCAAGGTGGGTCTATCCTTCCGGGTGCGATCCAGATATTGCGACAGTTACAGCCGGCCTGCGCGAAACGGAGGAGGCTGTGCAGCTGATCGAAAACTTACAGGCACACGGCAGAACCAATATTGGCGATGCGATCAGGCTGGGAAACCAGATGATAAAAAAGTCATCCGCGGCAACGAAAGCCTTCGTTCTTCTCAGCGACGGCTGGTCCAACTGTGGGCTAGATCCAGTGCTGGTCATGGAAGATGAACCGCCGCTATACATCGCTGGGCTTGGGCTTTTGGAGACGCCATGTTTCAAGAGCTTGATAACAAAAAATAAGAAAAGCCGCTTCTACAACGCGCCCAACGCCTACGAGATGATGCAGATCTTTAATTATATTGTCTCCGACTCATCTGACACAAATCTCACAGTGAACAGCCTGAAGCAGTATAGCGCAGGAAGCGATTACATCCTCGAATCGTTCGACGTCAGTGAAGAGGACAATGACGCACAGCTCAGCGTCGTATGGTCAGATAAAAAATATAAATACACGCAGCAAACTCCCTGTGGCGACAGTATCAACGTCACCCTCATAGAGCCTTCAGGAAAGCAAAGCAGCGCCGTGCCAGAGATCGTGGACGACGGCTACTGCATTTTCAATCTGCATAATGTCCAGCCTAAGCAGTGGAAGCTGCTGATCCAATATTCAACGAAGGAGGCTCTAAGCGGCACCGTCGGCGGTTTTGAATTTCATACTTCCATAAAAACAGATCTGACGCTGCCGACCTATATAAAAAAAGGTGAGAGCTTCAATATAGCGGTCGCCGCGCGCGGCGACAAAGAGCTTGATAAGCTCACTGTCAAAGCAGAGATGACCCGGCCGGACTTTTGCGTGGATAAAGTATTGGAGCGTTTTGCAGGCGAACTTCGCCATTTTGAATTAGAAAATGAGGCGAAAAACGATCCTTACGCCTGCCTGAAAAAATTGAGAGCGCGAAAACTAAAAGATGAGAATATCGACATCCTCCCATTGAAACACATAACGACGGCGGCCTCATTTGATAAAGACGAAGGACATACATTTGCCGTGGACGATACCGGCAACAGCGGCGCCTATAACATAAAGGTTGAGATTTGCGGTGTCGATCAGGCGACTCAACGCCCCTTTCGGAGCTTGAAAGCAGGAACGGTGATAGTAGAATAA
- a CDS encoding C25 family cysteine peptidase yields MLDIPQAGFINQVGAPMLASEGLFVVVPDNAEYRSLTVKLLRQEELPEKYNLLPTPRDVLETEELVFAKDSGIYKADEDYPQEAVRYIGTVEILGTRCLHLAVCPFIYRPLSQKLTVLREIVITVNYTIVGSKANVQAGVSRDVIENTRYASQLLGYKRAASKDGDDAKPRMIIVTAERLGDSLKILEGVKSFLYDVEIAYIEKIDESCEGNDLAEKIRSYLLAEHGKSPLSYVILGGGVDMIPTKMITDNVQHKDELIANDNYYCSDDMATPLPIYALGRLPVSAVCYMNEVVDYASYYDRFYNDNRKKAVFTSYNAPSHTYEQCKRNIKSTLVGDFSVAECYDGLCSQTELIQEINKGVGFINYRGHGGCNGWLSGNGLSVKDIPSLTVERETPNVLSLACHNCGIHQSVCFGVEWIKQLKAISFLGASASSYTAVNDLFDKYLWEGIHQKKLTKIGDIFVWGTLELYRNNPESETIDNIREYLLLGDPSADYMDDKSDKQKGERS; encoded by the coding sequence TTGCTTGATATACCCCAGGCTGGGTTTATAAATCAGGTTGGGGCGCCGATGCTTGCAAGCGAGGGATTGTTCGTCGTTGTTCCCGATAACGCGGAATATCGTTCGCTTACGGTCAAACTTCTCCGCCAGGAAGAACTGCCTGAAAAATATAATTTACTCCCTACGCCGCGCGATGTACTTGAGACGGAAGAATTAGTCTTTGCCAAAGATAGCGGTATCTATAAAGCGGATGAAGACTATCCGCAGGAGGCGGTCCGATATATTGGGACTGTCGAAATCTTAGGCACGCGTTGTCTCCATCTGGCGGTATGCCCGTTCATATACCGTCCACTCAGCCAAAAACTGACGGTGCTTAGGGAAATCGTCATCACGGTGAACTATACAATAGTCGGATCGAAAGCGAATGTTCAGGCTGGGGTCAGCCGTGATGTCATCGAAAATACGCGCTATGCTTCACAATTATTGGGATACAAGAGGGCGGCGTCAAAAGACGGCGATGACGCGAAGCCGAGGATGATAATAGTCACGGCCGAGCGTTTGGGTGATTCTCTGAAGATATTGGAGGGGGTGAAGAGCTTTCTCTATGATGTAGAGATAGCTTATATAGAAAAGATCGATGAATCCTGTGAGGGAAATGATTTGGCGGAAAAAATACGGAGCTATCTGTTGGCCGAGCACGGCAAGAGCCCTCTTAGCTACGTCATTTTAGGCGGCGGCGTAGATATGATCCCCACCAAAATGATAACGGATAATGTTCAGCATAAGGATGAGCTTATTGCCAATGATAATTATTACTGTTCCGACGACATGGCCACGCCGCTTCCTATCTACGCTTTGGGCAGATTGCCCGTCTCTGCCGTCTGCTACATGAATGAAGTGGTCGATTACGCCTCGTATTACGACAGGTTTTATAACGATAACCGTAAAAAAGCAGTCTTTACCTCTTATAACGCTCCGTCCCACACCTATGAACAGTGCAAGCGTAACATAAAATCAACGCTCGTCGGAGATTTTTCCGTCGCGGAGTGTTATGACGGGCTATGTTCGCAAACGGAACTGATACAAGAAATAAACAAAGGCGTGGGGTTTATAAATTACCGCGGGCATGGAGGCTGCAACGGATGGCTGTCTGGCAACGGCCTCTCTGTTAAAGATATTCCCAGTCTCACGGTAGAAAGAGAAACGCCAAACGTCCTGAGTCTCGCCTGTCACAACTGCGGCATCCACCAATCCGTCTGCTTTGGCGTGGAATGGATAAAACAGCTGAAGGCTATCAGTTTCTTGGGAGCCTCAGCCTCCTCGTATACGGCCGTAAACGACCTCTTTGACAAATATCTGTGGGAGGGCATCCATCAAAAGAAGCTGACTAAAATTGGAGACATCTTTGTGTGGGGCACTCTGGAATTGTACCGCAACAACCCGGAGAGCGAAACTATCGACAATATACGCGAGTACTTGCTGTTGGGAGACCCCAGCGCGGACTATATGGACGATAAATCTGACAAACAAAAAGGAGAACGGTCATGA